In a genomic window of Nocardia fluminea:
- a CDS encoding alpha/beta fold hydrolase — protein MGISSALGPAHEIALSSGRIRYHDTGTGSPVVFVHGLLVNADIWRGVVPGLVAAGHRCLAPDWPLGSHTIAMPDADLSPTGIADLIAEFLDALDLTDVTIVANDTGGALTQILMTRRPERIGRVVLAAVDCYEVFPPQPFAGLLKMARIPGVIRPLLAPMRFQLVQRLPLGFGMVTKHALPQDIAQSYLGPARRHAAIRDDLRRFAAGVDNRCTIAAAERFRTVDAPVLVVWSTEDRLFPMALAERLVADLPRASLRTLDNSYTFIPEDRPELLTELIVEFTRLHAAP, from the coding sequence ATGGGAATCAGCTCAGCACTCGGCCCGGCACACGAGATCGCCCTGTCGTCCGGCCGCATCCGCTATCACGACACCGGCACCGGATCGCCGGTCGTGTTCGTCCACGGATTGCTCGTCAACGCCGACATCTGGCGCGGGGTGGTGCCCGGCCTCGTCGCCGCCGGCCATCGCTGCCTCGCGCCCGACTGGCCACTCGGATCGCACACCATCGCGATGCCCGACGCCGACCTCAGCCCCACCGGGATCGCGGACTTGATCGCCGAGTTCCTCGACGCGCTCGACCTCACCGATGTCACGATCGTCGCCAACGACACCGGCGGTGCGCTCACCCAGATCCTGATGACCCGCCGACCGGAACGGATCGGCCGCGTCGTCCTGGCCGCCGTCGACTGCTACGAGGTGTTCCCGCCGCAGCCTTTCGCGGGGCTGCTGAAGATGGCGAGGATTCCCGGCGTGATCCGCCCGCTGCTGGCGCCGATGCGCTTCCAGCTCGTGCAGCGACTGCCACTCGGCTTCGGAATGGTCACCAAACACGCACTGCCGCAAGACATCGCGCAGTCCTATCTGGGGCCCGCTCGCCGCCACGCCGCCATCCGCGACGATCTGCGTCGATTCGCCGCGGGCGTGGACAACCGATGCACCATCGCCGCGGCCGAACGATTCCGCACGGTCGACGCTCCGGTGCTCGTGGTGTGGTCGACCGAGGACAGGCTGTTCCCGATGGCGCTGGCCGAACGACTGGTCGCCGATCTACCGCGGGCGAGCCTGCGCACGCTCGACAATTCCTACACTTTCATCCCCGAGGACCGGCCGGAGTTGCTCACCGAACTGATCGTGGAGTTCACTCGGCTGCATGCAGCGCCGTAG
- a CDS encoding cytidine/deoxycytidylate deaminase family protein has protein sequence MSELNAEDNKLLVLARGALGRTGGASGAAVRDTDGRTYAAGEVGLTALRLTALQAAVAAAISSGAEGFEAAVVVGGAAEDAGIDAVREVSPSASVIRTDRTGAVLNEVHGG, from the coding sequence ATGAGTGAACTGAACGCCGAGGACAACAAACTGCTGGTACTGGCGCGTGGCGCGCTGGGCCGCACCGGTGGCGCGAGCGGTGCCGCGGTGCGCGACACCGACGGCCGCACCTACGCCGCGGGCGAGGTCGGGCTGACCGCGCTGCGCCTGACCGCGTTGCAGGCCGCTGTGGCCGCCGCGATCTCGAGCGGCGCCGAGGGCTTCGAGGCCGCGGTTGTCGTCGGCGGGGCCGCCGAGGACGCGGGCATCGACGCCGTGCGCGAGGTGTCGCCGTCGGCTTCGGTCATCCGGACCGACCGCACCGGCGCCGTACTGAACGAGGTGCACGGTGGCTGA
- a CDS encoding TetR/AcrR family transcriptional regulator, whose translation MQRRSQEDRSRVTRAALERAGRRLFAERGFAGTSAEQLVAAAGVTRGALHHHYGDKRGLFLAVLEQVETEATEEIASAVAAVDRADIIGGMTAGLARFLDICARPEMLRIVLMDAPTVLGWPAFRDFEARHGLGLITAELQRATDAGLIPVAPVPVLAQLLLSAITEASLIVAHADDPDRARAETQQSLLLLIAGLLRS comes from the coding sequence ATGCAGCGCCGTAGTCAGGAGGATCGCTCCCGCGTCACCCGAGCCGCGCTCGAGCGGGCAGGCCGTCGCCTGTTCGCCGAGCGCGGCTTCGCTGGTACCTCGGCCGAGCAGTTGGTCGCCGCCGCCGGTGTCACCCGTGGCGCGCTGCACCATCACTACGGCGACAAGCGCGGACTGTTCCTCGCGGTCCTGGAACAGGTCGAGACCGAGGCCACCGAGGAGATCGCGAGCGCGGTCGCCGCGGTCGACCGCGCCGACATCATCGGCGGCATGACCGCGGGGCTGGCGCGTTTCCTCGACATCTGCGCTCGCCCGGAGATGCTGCGCATCGTGTTGATGGACGCCCCGACCGTCCTCGGCTGGCCCGCCTTCCGTGACTTCGAAGCGCGCCACGGACTCGGTCTCATCACCGCCGAACTGCAACGCGCCACCGACGCGGGACTGATCCCGGTCGCCCCCGTCCCGGTACTCGCGCAACTACTGCTCAGCGCCATCACCGAAGCCTCGCTCATCGTCGCCCACGCCGACGACCCCGACCGGGCCCGTGCCGAGACCCAGCAATCGCTGCTGCTGCTCATCGCGGGTCTGCTCCGGTCCTGA
- a CDS encoding YbjN domain-containing protein: MQDVDVRVDADGSLGFEYDGALCSIRAVTLAPGLTVLSLTSVLAWDRPLKTALHKRVAERNNEIQFGSVTLIARGQLGDVILRYTFPAEGLDDGALTTMLLLALSGASRARQGLLAP; this comes from the coding sequence ATGCAGGACGTCGATGTCCGGGTGGACGCGGACGGATCGCTGGGCTTCGAGTACGACGGCGCCCTGTGCTCGATCCGCGCGGTCACCCTCGCGCCCGGCCTCACCGTGCTGTCGCTGACCAGCGTGCTGGCGTGGGATCGCCCGCTCAAGACGGCACTGCACAAGCGCGTCGCCGAACGCAACAACGAGATCCAGTTCGGGTCGGTCACGCTGATCGCCCGTGGCCAGCTGGGCGATGTCATCCTGCGCTACACCTTCCCCGCGGAAGGTCTGGACGACGGAGCGCTCACCACCATGCTGCTACTGGCCCTGTCCGGCGCGAGCCGAGCCCGTCAGGGGCTGCTCGCGCCGTAG
- a CDS encoding amidase, whose product MSAPDHIAPNSAADLGLTELSSAVADGSISSVAAVADALDRIEASQPALNAFRVVRREAALREAADADARLAAGVRLPLLGVPIAVKDDTDISGEITAFGCGGEFTPKTADAESVRRLRAAGAVIVGKANTCELGQLPFTSGDAFGHTRNPWDRARTPGGSSGGSAAAVAAGLVPAALGSDGAGSVRIPASWTNLVGIKPQRGRISTWPLAEAFNGLTVNGPLARTVRDAALLLDIAAGPHDGDRHTPAPIEASAAVGRDPGKLRIALSLSIPYTATKTTLDPRIAAAVHALAATLRTLGHTVTVTDLHYGLLIGASFLPRSLAGISRVHRDMPGAVVDPRTTTNSRIGRVLGGPALTAARLAEPLLHKRIGSFFDDYDVVLSPTTATPAPRVEEIDDIGFGATNSLITAACPYTWPWNVLGWPSVNVPAGFTDSGLPIGAQLMGTADSEPLLISLAAQLESELHWDRHRPAQWW is encoded by the coding sequence ATGTCCGCGCCCGACCACATCGCGCCGAATTCCGCGGCCGATCTCGGCCTCACCGAACTGTCCTCGGCCGTCGCCGACGGCAGCATCTCCTCGGTCGCCGCCGTGGCCGACGCGCTCGATCGGATCGAGGCGTCCCAGCCGGCGCTCAACGCGTTCCGGGTGGTACGTCGCGAGGCCGCACTGCGGGAAGCGGCCGATGCGGACGCACGGCTGGCGGCCGGGGTACGACTGCCCTTGCTCGGCGTGCCGATCGCGGTCAAGGACGACACCGACATCAGCGGTGAGATCACCGCGTTCGGGTGTGGTGGGGAGTTCACACCGAAGACCGCGGACGCCGAATCGGTGCGCCGCTTGCGCGCGGCAGGCGCGGTGATCGTCGGCAAGGCCAATACCTGCGAGCTGGGACAGTTGCCGTTCACCAGCGGTGACGCGTTCGGCCACACCCGCAATCCGTGGGATCGCGCGCGCACGCCGGGCGGGTCGTCGGGTGGATCCGCGGCGGCGGTCGCGGCCGGATTGGTCCCCGCCGCACTGGGTTCCGACGGCGCGGGGTCGGTGCGCATCCCGGCCTCGTGGACCAACCTGGTCGGGATCAAGCCGCAGCGAGGGCGCATCTCCACCTGGCCGCTGGCCGAGGCGTTCAACGGACTCACCGTCAACGGACCGCTCGCCCGCACGGTGCGGGACGCGGCGCTGCTGCTCGACATCGCCGCCGGACCGCACGACGGCGATCGGCACACGCCCGCGCCCATCGAGGCGAGCGCGGCCGTCGGGCGTGATCCCGGCAAGCTCAGAATCGCGCTCTCCCTGAGCATTCCGTACACCGCGACCAAGACCACCCTCGATCCGCGGATCGCGGCAGCCGTGCACGCGCTGGCCGCCACCCTGCGCACGCTCGGCCATACCGTCACCGTGACAGACCTGCACTACGGGTTGCTGATCGGCGCGTCCTTTCTGCCACGCTCACTGGCGGGAATCAGCCGAGTACACCGCGACATGCCGGGCGCGGTCGTCGACCCGAGGACCACCACCAATTCCCGCATCGGCCGCGTGCTCGGCGGCCCCGCCCTCACCGCGGCGCGGCTGGCCGAACCGTTGCTGCACAAGCGCATCGGATCGTTCTTCGACGACTACGACGTGGTCCTGTCGCCGACCACCGCCACCCCTGCCCCACGGGTGGAGGAGATCGATGACATCGGCTTCGGTGCCACGAACAGCCTGATCACCGCCGCGTGCCCGTACACGTGGCCGTGGAACGTGCTCGGCTGGCCGAGCGTGAACGTGCCCGCGGGCTTCACCGATTCCGGGTTGCCGATCGGCGCGCAGCTGATGGGCACCGCCGACAGCGAACCACTGCTGATCTCGCTCGCCGCGCAACTGGAATCGGAACTGCACTGGGACCGCCACCGGCCCGCGCAGTGGTGGTGA
- the recO gene encoding DNA repair protein RecO, translating into MRLYRDEAVVVRQHKLGEADRIVTLLTRQHGLVRAVAKGVRRTKSKFGARLEPFSYIDVQLHPGRTLDIVTQVITVEAFAADIIDDYGRYTTACAILETAERLAGEERAPAPKLHVLTAGALRAIAAKQRPHELILDAYLLRAMGFAGWAPALDECARCATPGPHRAFHVAAGGAVCVHCRPPGASTPITGVLDLLVALLKGEWAYIDSVPDNVRRQASGLVAAHLQWHLERQLRTLPLIERSRIEPADRPDAAVVGRVG; encoded by the coding sequence GTGCGGTTGTATCGGGATGAGGCGGTAGTGGTTCGCCAGCACAAGCTGGGCGAGGCCGATCGCATCGTCACGCTCCTGACCAGGCAGCACGGCCTCGTCCGGGCGGTGGCGAAGGGGGTGCGGCGCACCAAGTCGAAGTTCGGGGCGCGGCTCGAGCCGTTCTCCTACATCGACGTGCAGTTGCACCCGGGTCGCACGCTCGACATCGTCACCCAGGTCATCACCGTGGAGGCGTTCGCCGCCGACATCATCGACGACTACGGTCGCTACACCACCGCGTGCGCGATCCTCGAAACCGCCGAGCGCCTCGCGGGTGAAGAACGCGCACCCGCCCCGAAACTGCACGTACTCACCGCGGGCGCCCTGCGCGCGATCGCCGCCAAACAACGTCCCCACGAACTGATCCTCGACGCCTACCTGTTGCGCGCCATGGGTTTCGCCGGCTGGGCGCCCGCACTCGACGAATGCGCCCGCTGCGCGACCCCCGGTCCGCATCGTGCCTTCCACGTGGCCGCGGGCGGCGCTGTCTGTGTGCACTGCCGACCGCCGGGCGCGAGCACGCCCATCACCGGAGTGCTCGATCTGCTCGTCGCCCTCTTGAAGGGGGAGTGGGCCTACATCGACAGCGTTCCCGACAACGTCCGCCGCCAGGCCAGCGGTCTCGTCGCCGCCCACCTGCAATGGCACCTGGAGCGTCAGCTGCGCACGCTGCCGCTGATCGAGCGATCGCGCATCGAACCCGCGGACCGGCCCGACGCCGCTGTCGTGGGCCGGGTCGGCTGA
- the era gene encoding GTPase Era, whose product MADSGKEFRSGFVCFVGRPNTGKSTLTNALVGTKIAITSSRPQTTRHTIRGIVHRENAQLILVDTPGLHRPRTLLGQRLNDLVRDTYSEVDLIALCIPADEKIGPGDRWIVEQIRMMAPKTKILGVVTKIDKVGRDEIAHQLMALSKLLGPEAEVVPVSAVKGEQVEVLVEVIASQMQEGPAFYPDGEITDEPEETLMAELIREAALEGVRDELPHSLAVVIEDIEPYEANEDMLEVHALLYVERPSQKAIIIGKNGARLKEVGTNARKQIEHILGTRIYLNLHVKVAKDWQRDPKQLGKLGF is encoded by the coding sequence GTGGCTGACTCCGGCAAGGAATTCCGTTCCGGCTTCGTCTGTTTCGTCGGCCGCCCCAACACCGGCAAGTCGACGCTCACCAACGCGCTGGTCGGCACCAAGATCGCGATCACCTCCTCGCGTCCGCAGACCACCCGCCACACCATTCGCGGCATCGTGCACCGTGAGAACGCCCAGCTGATCCTGGTCGACACCCCCGGTCTGCACCGTCCGCGCACCCTGCTCGGCCAGCGCCTCAACGACCTGGTCCGCGACACCTACTCCGAGGTCGACCTGATCGCCCTGTGCATCCCGGCCGACGAGAAGATCGGTCCCGGTGACCGCTGGATCGTCGAGCAGATCAGGATGATGGCACCCAAGACCAAGATCCTCGGCGTGGTCACCAAGATCGACAAGGTGGGTCGCGACGAGATCGCCCACCAGCTGATGGCACTGTCGAAGCTGCTCGGACCCGAAGCCGAGGTCGTGCCGGTCTCGGCCGTGAAGGGCGAGCAGGTCGAGGTGCTCGTCGAGGTGATCGCCTCGCAGATGCAGGAGGGACCGGCGTTCTATCCCGATGGTGAGATCACCGACGAGCCGGAGGAAACCCTCATGGCCGAGCTGATCCGCGAGGCCGCTCTCGAGGGTGTGCGCGACGAACTGCCGCACTCGCTGGCCGTGGTGATCGAGGACATCGAGCCCTACGAGGCGAACGAGGACATGCTCGAGGTGCATGCCCTGCTCTACGTCGAACGGCCCAGCCAGAAGGCGATCATCATCGGCAAGAACGGCGCCCGCCTCAAGGAGGTCGGCACCAATGCCCGCAAACAGATCGAGCACATTCTCGGCACCCGTATCTACCTGAACCTGCACGTGAAGGTCGCCAAGGATTGGCAGCGCGACCCGAAACAGCTGGGGAAGCTGGGCTTTTGA
- a CDS encoding isoprenyl transferase: MDAVILRRDSSPASKDGTRTVRPPSQHPSGARPPAIPPELVPNHVALVMDGNGRWAQERGLPRTAGHERGEAVLMDSVEGCIEIGVKWLSAYAFSTENWRRSPDEVRFLMGFNRDVIRRRRDEMHEMGVRVRWAGRRPRLWRSVIKELEVAEELTEDNEVMTLTMCVNYGGRAEIADAAREIARRVAAGEIDPEKVDEATVARYLDEPDMPDVDLFLRPSGEFRSSNFLIWQAAYAEFVYQDTLFPDFDRRNLWDACLEYAKRDRRFGGAK, from the coding sequence ATGGACGCCGTGATCCTGCGTCGTGACTCTTCCCCCGCGAGCAAGGACGGCACCCGCACCGTGCGGCCGCCGTCCCAGCATCCCTCCGGCGCGCGTCCGCCCGCGATCCCGCCCGAGCTGGTCCCCAACCACGTCGCGCTGGTGATGGACGGCAACGGCCGCTGGGCTCAGGAGCGTGGCCTGCCGCGCACCGCCGGACACGAACGAGGCGAGGCCGTGCTCATGGACTCCGTCGAAGGCTGCATCGAGATCGGCGTCAAGTGGCTCTCGGCCTACGCGTTCTCCACCGAGAACTGGCGACGCAGCCCCGACGAGGTGCGCTTCCTCATGGGCTTCAACCGCGACGTGATCCGCCGCCGCCGCGACGAGATGCACGAAATGGGCGTGCGGGTGCGCTGGGCCGGGCGACGGCCTCGCCTGTGGCGCAGCGTGATCAAGGAGCTAGAGGTGGCCGAGGAGCTCACCGAGGACAACGAGGTGATGACGCTGACCATGTGCGTCAACTACGGCGGTCGTGCCGAAATCGCCGACGCGGCAAGGGAAATCGCGCGCCGGGTGGCGGCGGGCGAGATCGATCCGGAGAAGGTCGACGAGGCCACCGTCGCGAGGTATCTCGACGAACCCGATATGCCCGATGTCGATCTGTTCCTTCGCCCCTCCGGCGAGTTCCGCAGCTCCAACTTCCTGATCTGGCAGGCGGCCTACGCCGAATTCGTCTACCAGGACACGCTTTTCCCCGACTTCGACCGGCGTAACCTGTGGGACGCGTGCCTGGAATACGCCAAGCGCGACCGCCGCTTCGGGGGCGCCAAGTGA
- a CDS encoding hemolysin family protein, protein MTALTLISLAIVLIGIGGVFAGVDSALNTVSRARLDDMVREERPGAARLRGIVDDRPRYVNLVVLLRVLCEITATVLLAAATLGLWNESTALLVTAALMVVVSYVVIGVGPRTLGRQHAYSIALAAAVPLQIIGAVLSPVSRLLILLGNAITPGKGFRNGPFASEIELREVVDMARERGVVADDERRMIQSVFELGDTPARAVMVPRTEMVWIEDDKTAAQAMSLAVRSGHSRIPVIGENVDDIRGVVYLKDLVPYADRARKVSVGEVMRPAIFMPDSKPLDELLDEMQRRRNHMALLVDEYGGIAGLVTIEDVLEEIVGEIADEYDTDETPPVEDLGEGRYRVSSRLSVEDLGELYGLDLEDDDVDTVGGLLAHELGRVPLPGSKVTVHGLVLRGEGGADARGRMRVNTVLVRRAADKAEKKTDKPRKGTTDEATAGTDPVRVPDDNGEHHE, encoded by the coding sequence GTGACAGCATTGACCCTGATCTCGCTGGCGATCGTGTTGATCGGTATCGGCGGGGTGTTCGCGGGTGTGGACTCGGCACTGAACACGGTGTCACGGGCCAGGCTCGACGACATGGTCCGCGAGGAGCGCCCCGGTGCCGCGCGACTGCGCGGCATCGTCGACGACCGCCCGCGCTACGTCAATCTCGTTGTCCTGCTGCGTGTTCTGTGCGAGATCACCGCCACAGTGCTGCTGGCGGCGGCGACTCTCGGCCTGTGGAACGAGAGCACCGCGCTGCTGGTCACCGCCGCGCTGATGGTCGTGGTCTCCTACGTCGTGATCGGCGTCGGCCCGCGTACCCTCGGCCGCCAGCACGCCTATTCGATCGCGCTGGCCGCCGCCGTGCCGTTGCAGATCATCGGCGCGGTACTCAGCCCGGTCAGCCGGCTGCTGATTCTGCTCGGCAATGCGATCACCCCCGGTAAGGGATTTCGCAACGGCCCCTTCGCTTCCGAGATCGAGCTGCGCGAGGTGGTCGACATGGCTCGCGAACGCGGCGTGGTGGCCGACGACGAACGCCGGATGATCCAGTCGGTGTTCGAACTCGGCGACACCCCCGCCCGCGCGGTGATGGTGCCGCGCACCGAGATGGTGTGGATCGAGGACGACAAGACCGCCGCCCAGGCGATGTCACTGGCGGTGCGATCGGGCCATTCCCGGATCCCGGTGATCGGCGAGAACGTCGACGACATCCGCGGCGTGGTCTACCTCAAAGACCTTGTGCCCTACGCCGATCGCGCCCGCAAGGTGTCGGTGGGCGAGGTGATGCGGCCCGCGATCTTCATGCCCGATTCCAAGCCGCTCGACGAACTGCTCGACGAGATGCAGCGCCGCCGCAATCACATGGCGCTGCTGGTCGACGAATACGGCGGCATCGCGGGGCTGGTGACCATCGAGGACGTGCTCGAGGAGATCGTCGGCGAGATCGCCGACGAATACGACACCGACGAAACCCCGCCTGTAGAGGACCTCGGCGAGGGGCGCTACCGCGTCTCGTCGCGGCTGTCGGTGGAAGACCTGGGGGAGCTGTACGGCCTCGACCTCGAGGACGACGACGTGGACACGGTAGGCGGGCTGCTCGCGCACGAGTTGGGCCGCGTCCCGCTGCCCGGCTCCAAGGTGACCGTCCACGGGCTGGTGCTGCGCGGCGAGGGCGGCGCCGACGCGCGCGGGCGCATGCGGGTCAACACCGTGCTGGTACGCAGGGCCGCGGACAAGGCCGAGAAGAAGACCGACAAGCCCCGCAAGGGCACGACCGACGAGGCAACCGCCGGCACCGATCCGGTGCGCGTGCCCGACGACAACGGAGAACACCATGAGTGA
- a CDS encoding ABC transporter substrate-binding protein, which yields MPDANDVGKLLELLRALEIPDTRPRVLRTLVHGRRALPRPIVEVVGVTGHTALVGEIYSWLSESGGRRAAPRVKIDLHAPDLPRTLLTPDLNAIDAGPHANDQEIPGHCLPIVQLLVAGFAADDTAMGAIKFPRYRTADWLTRQRVTSDESEAPDELRRRLPTLLRSGSPTSRSDTAEGVAGDTISRVVFGVLALWPVLRLWLWVSGRIPGMSKVTRWFLHQRYLAPELSDSFLGFASRLTASHRVDENEEQVAKLLVHAFLEDLRDAYRRRIWRPSSWRRTAYPVALLGGLAEGSDGARILTWINEIRNETGLFDPLVVVSLRDEGPSREVGELSHISDLRPLRTLESLADAPSPQPPDPLQEWVREIDNRRTHRQADAWFLPLRAILPPDTTPRVSDARFRGLALPPAPPLAARSWFVGLCVLIPIVLAAAATLVYFPPLRGAECSHWPWTDGVSVSLRDGECVGYSDNPRQTFADDPELTAMQREVFRLNVAAADARRSNPNRPLISLVYFAGLSYVDTNVRYPHAQVEELAGLAVQQRRALLASDESEPLLRIIIANGGSDMRQAGWVVDNPLRELVADDASVLGVVGIDRSNDETRRAITRLGELGVPAVATTLSADGLEEASPLYFQAAPSNRVQARLVADYVQGARELNGASRYDKVAIYHPEAAGDLYVTTLVDDLQKELAKRGVAQQSMSWREQQQLYRFPAPCETAGFDRRTLLFFAGRNDDFPTFAKSVSRGCLSGAGPAILGNDAVTRLITDPKATAALPGNLTVRYVSKASPVMLGGADCVSGIGKLGDQPVAFEHEQLCTELAGLIEDLRGYPDLTDYRPTWAGDRTGLAFDVSGLFVQAVRNSRGVLADLPPNRTAIAVQLRESDYRGVTGTLGFSTSRVADGSSIAVLVTTAVGGAGPQRCLMMFPRQTGQDGCPSGTKSDLEGWTEPNR from the coding sequence GTGCCCGATGCCAATGATGTCGGCAAGCTGCTGGAGCTGCTGCGGGCGCTCGAGATTCCCGACACCCGTCCGCGCGTGCTGCGCACATTGGTCCACGGGCGGCGCGCGCTGCCCCGCCCGATCGTCGAGGTCGTCGGCGTCACCGGGCATACCGCGCTGGTCGGCGAAATCTACAGTTGGCTCAGTGAATCCGGGGGCAGGCGGGCGGCGCCGCGCGTCAAGATCGACCTGCACGCACCCGATCTGCCGCGCACGCTGCTGACCCCTGACCTCAACGCGATCGACGCGGGCCCGCACGCCAATGATCAGGAGATCCCCGGCCATTGCCTGCCGATCGTCCAGCTGCTGGTGGCGGGTTTCGCCGCCGACGACACCGCGATGGGCGCGATCAAGTTCCCGCGCTACCGCACGGCCGACTGGCTGACCCGCCAGCGGGTGACCTCCGACGAATCCGAGGCGCCCGACGAGTTGCGCCGCAGACTGCCCACATTGCTGCGCAGCGGTTCGCCCACCAGCCGCTCCGATACCGCCGAAGGCGTTGCGGGCGACACGATTTCGCGGGTGGTCTTCGGTGTGCTCGCCCTGTGGCCGGTACTGCGATTGTGGCTGTGGGTGTCCGGGCGTATTCCCGGCATGTCGAAGGTGACGCGGTGGTTCCTGCACCAGCGCTACCTGGCGCCCGAATTATCGGACAGCTTCCTGGGTTTCGCGTCACGGCTCACTGCCTCGCATCGGGTCGACGAGAACGAGGAGCAGGTCGCCAAGCTCCTCGTGCACGCGTTTCTCGAGGACCTGCGCGACGCCTACCGGCGCCGGATCTGGCGCCCGTCGAGCTGGCGGCGCACCGCGTATCCGGTGGCGCTGCTCGGTGGTCTGGCCGAGGGCAGCGATGGGGCGCGCATCCTCACCTGGATCAACGAGATCCGCAACGAGACCGGCCTTTTCGATCCGCTCGTGGTCGTGTCGTTGCGCGACGAGGGACCGAGTCGCGAGGTCGGCGAGCTCTCTCACATCAGCGACCTGCGCCCGCTGCGCACCCTGGAGAGTCTCGCCGACGCGCCGTCCCCGCAACCCCCGGATCCGCTGCAGGAGTGGGTCCGCGAGATCGACAACCGGCGCACGCATCGTCAGGCCGACGCCTGGTTCCTGCCGTTGCGCGCGATCCTGCCGCCCGACACCACACCGCGCGTCAGCGATGCCCGATTCCGTGGTCTCGCACTGCCGCCCGCGCCGCCGCTCGCCGCGCGCAGCTGGTTCGTCGGGCTCTGTGTACTGATCCCGATCGTGCTGGCCGCGGCCGCGACACTGGTGTACTTCCCGCCGTTACGTGGCGCCGAGTGTTCGCACTGGCCGTGGACCGACGGTGTCTCGGTGAGTCTGCGCGACGGTGAATGCGTCGGATACAGCGACAACCCCCGGCAAACCTTCGCCGACGACCCCGAGCTGACGGCGATGCAGCGAGAAGTGTTCCGGCTCAACGTCGCCGCGGCCGACGCGCGCCGGAGCAACCCGAATCGGCCCTTGATCTCGTTGGTGTACTTCGCCGGCCTCAGCTACGTCGACACCAATGTGCGGTACCCGCACGCCCAGGTCGAGGAGCTGGCCGGTCTCGCGGTGCAGCAGCGTCGAGCGTTGCTGGCCTCCGATGAGTCGGAACCGCTGCTGCGCATCATCATCGCCAACGGTGGTTCCGATATGCGGCAGGCCGGTTGGGTGGTCGACAATCCGTTGCGCGAGCTGGTGGCCGACGATGCCAGCGTGCTCGGCGTCGTCGGGATCGATCGCAGCAACGACGAAACCCGCAGGGCTATCACCCGTCTCGGCGAACTCGGTGTTCCCGCGGTGGCGACCACACTGTCCGCCGACGGTCTGGAAGAGGCTTCGCCACTGTATTTCCAAGCGGCACCGAGCAATAGGGTGCAAGCTCGTCTCGTCGCCGACTACGTACAGGGCGCTCGTGAGCTCAACGGCGCGTCCCGCTACGACAAGGTGGCGATCTATCACCCCGAAGCGGCCGGTGATCTGTACGTGACCACCCTGGTCGATGACCTGCAGAAAGAACTCGCCAAACGCGGTGTCGCACAACAGAGTATGAGCTGGCGCGAACAGCAGCAACTCTACCGTTTCCCGGCGCCGTGCGAGACCGCCGGATTCGACCGCCGCACCCTCCTGTTCTTCGCGGGCCGCAACGACGACTTCCCGACCTTCGCCAAATCGGTGAGCCGCGGCTGCCTCAGCGGCGCGGGCCCCGCGATCCTCGGCAACGACGCGGTGACCAGGCTGATCACCGATCCGAAAGCCACCGCCGCACTCCCTGGCAACCTCACCGTGCGTTATGTGTCCAAGGCCTCCCCGGTCATGCTCGGCGGTGCCGATTGCGTGAGCGGTATCGGTAAGCTCGGCGACCAGCCGGTGGCGTTCGAACACGAACAGTTGTGCACCGAACTGGCGGGGCTGATCGAAGACCTCCGTGGCTACCCCGACCTCACCGACTACCGGCCCACCTGGGCGGGCGATCGCACCGGTCTGGCCTTCGACGTGAGCGGCCTGTTCGTGCAAGCGGTGCGCAACAGCCGTGGTGTGCTCGCCGACCTCCCGCCGAACCGCACCGCCATCGCGGTCCAGCTGCGCGAGTCCGACTACCGGGGTGTCACCGGCACCCTCGGCTTCTCCACCAGCCGCGTCGCCGACGGCTCGTCGATCGCGGTCCTGGTCACCACCGCGGTCGGTGGCGCGGGACCGCAGCGCTGCCTGATGATGTTTCCCCGGCAGACGGGTCAGGACGGCTGTCCATCGGGCACGAAGAGTGACCTCGAGGGGTGGACGGAACCGAACCGCTAG